The genomic DNA TTCTTCAAGCTGTGCAATCGCCTCTTCAAACGTCGGTTCATTTTTCTTTGCTTTCGGCATGTGTCTCACGCTCCTCAATAGAATCTGCCTTACAATGGATTTGACCATCCTTTACCCGGACGGTCAGGGACTGCCCTTTTTGCACCTGTGCAACCGAGGTGATCAAACTGTCATCTTCATTGTAGGACAAGCTGTATCCACGCTCCATGACCTTCAACGGACTCAGTGCCTCCATCGTCGAAAGGATCGATACGAATTGCTGGCGCTTTTCCTTGAGTCCAGAGGCATATTGCTTTTCAAGCCGGTTCTGCATCGATTGGAGTCGTTCCCCCTGAAGTTTGATCATGCGATCGGGGTGCAGACGCCGCATCCTTTCGGTAAGTTGAGCAGTATGATCCTGCCGCTCTTTCAGACGGGAGGTTGCTGCCCTGTCCATTTTTTCATTCAGCCGATCGAGCTGCTCCATCTTCTGTTGGTAAACAAGATGCGGATTCCGTAACGAATAGGACCTTCTTAGGGTTTCCAACCGTTGACGATCGTGGTTGAGCCTGTTTTTAAATGCTTTGATTAGCCGTAGTTTACGATTCATGACCCGTTCTAGGAGGTCATCAATGTGGGGGACGGCAAGCTCCCCGGCAGCAGTCGGGGTCGGTGCCCTGAGATCGGCAACGAAGTCTGCAATGGTAAAGTCTGTTTCATGCCCGACTGCTGAAATGATGGGGATCATCGAGCCTGCTATGGCATCTGCAACGATCTCTTCATTGAATGCCCATAGCTCTTCGATGGATCCGCCACCCCTGCCGATGATCAACACATCAATCGTTGGGTCTTCATTGACTTTATGGATGGCCTCCGCAACGGAAGCAGGCGCTTTTTCCCCCTGCACCAGTGCAGGGTATACGAGGACTTCCCCGATGGGGTACCTCCTTTTGATGGTGGTGATGATATCCCTGATAGCCGCTCCTGTCGGGGACGTGACGACAGCAATCTTAGTAGGGAAGGAAGGGATTTTCTTTTTCCTGGACTCGTCGAAATATCCGGACCCTTTCAGCTTTTCTTTGAGCTGTTCATACGCCAGATAAAGGGCACCGATTCCGTCCGGTTGCATATCCTTCACATAGATTTGATATTGCCCGCCTGCCTCGTACACGGAAAGATCTCCGCGGATCAGGACATTCATCCCGTTTTCCGGCCTGAACTTCAGTGATTGATTCTGGCTTGAAAACATCACGGCCAGGATACGGGCTTTCTCATCTTTCAATGTAAAGTACATATGACCACTGGAATGCCTTTTAAAGTTCGAGATTTCCCCTTTGACGTAAACACCGTTCAAGTGGGGATCACGGTCGAATTTCCGTTTTATGTATTTCGTCAGAGCTTGTACGGTTAAGTAGGTAGCTTGTTCCATCTCCATGTGAGTCCTGACTCCTTTTTTGCATGTACTGGGCGTCTGAATGAGCAGATGCTCAATCAAAAGAAAGGGACGCATCCGCTGTCCCTTCCATTGGTATCCATTGTACTATGTTTCACTCATTTTTACGATTCAAAACATGCGCATGGCAGACTTCACTGTATTATGAAGCATCATGGTAATCGTCATGGGGCCGATTCCACCGGGTACCGGTGTAAGTAAGCCAGCCCGGCCCATCACGTCATCGGCAGTGACGTCGCCGCATACCCCTCCATCTTCTCCCCTGTTCATACCGGCATCGATGACCAAAGCTCCAGGTTTGATGGCTTCTCTACCGATGAACCCGGGCTTTCCTGCGGCGGAGATGAGGATATCGGCCTGCCTGGTGAGGGAAAAGAGATCCTCGGTGTCCGAATGGCATTGTGTGACGGTTGCTCCACGGTTCAAAAGCATCGTTCCCAATGGTTTCCCGATCAGATTGCTCTTACCGATGATCACCACATGACGACCTGCGATGGGGATGTTCTCATGCTGGAGCATATTGGCGATGGCGAGGGGGGCACAAGGGTGGAAGGTTTCCTGGGCGGTTGCCAATCTTCCGATGGAGAGGGGGTGAAGTCCATCAATATCCTTTGTCGGGGATACCGCTCCCAAGACATTGGCGGGATCGATATGGCCGGGAAGGGGTAGCTGAACGAGGATACCCTGAATATGGGCGGAATCGTTCAGCTGATCAATGAGTCCAACTAGTTGTTCTTCATTGGCCGACTGAAAGTGGTGGAGTTCGGAATGGATACCGACATCGGCACATGCCTTTTCCTTCAACCTGACATAAGACCTGGATGCAGGATTGTCACCGACGAGGATGATGGAAAGTCCTGGAATGATACCGGATTGTTTCAGTTCCCCCACACGGATCTTCAATTCCAAGCGCCACTCATGTGAGATCTTCGTACCATCTATGATCCTGGTCGACATCCGCCCAACCCCTTTCTAGATCAATCTTGCTTTACTTTTGATAGCACTCCATTGACGAATTTACTGGACTGCTCGTCCCCAAAGATCTTGGCAATCTCGACGGCTTCGTTGATGGCAACTTTTCCTGGTACGTCTTCTACATGAAGAAGTTCATAGGTACCGATACGCAAAATATTACGATCAACCTTAGCCAAACGATCGAATGACCATTTTTCAAGATTCCCTTTTATAATTGCGTCAATGGAATCCTGGTGTTCAACGAACCCAAGCACAAGCTGCTGTAGGTAATCATCCATCTTATGTTCTTCAAGCACATTCGAAAGAGCCTCCTCCGGCTCGATACCGCTCATATCTATTTGAAATAACGCCTGCAATGCCTTTTCACGGGCAACTCTTCTTTTCATGATTATGACTCCTTTTAATCCAAACTCAATTTACATACCTTTGATAATAGCACAAACCAGCACCAATACGCACGCGTAACTAAAAAAATCAATATTCTAAAAACAAGACTGAGCTAAACCATATTGCTCATTTTTCTATGAAAATGAATGGAACTCCTGCATTAGTGCATTCCTTTTGTGTATCCCTTTAAAGCACTGTTTCGGTTATTGACGCAGCACCTTATTGATGAATGTTGTTTTTGCTTCTGTATATTTTTCGCGGTCATGATCAAACTTTTGTGCGATCCGCCTTTTAAGTGCAGCATATTGATCCGCAAGATGTCCATCCGCTCGCAATCGATTTCGAAATCTCAGTTGTTCACCCCACCGCTCTTCTCCTTCTTGCATGAGATGTAAATGAGCTACCCGTTTATCATTCTCCACTTTCACAAAAAATCTTCTCCAATGGTGTTTGTCTAATTCCGGGGGGACATAATGCCAATCGTATAATGACAAGTTACCCACTACGCCGTCGATGTCTTCGAATGATGAAATGGATGCCATGAAATCAATAATTGGCTTAGCAGGCAGATCAGGAATTGCGGTGCTTCCAATATGTTCTACTTCCCTGACTCCCCACGCAGAGAGTATTTGGAGCAGTTCCTTACGCTCTCGAATACCTTGATCCATCCAATCGGGGTCTGGATCCTCAATTTCTATTGTTTCATATGCCCACACCGGGATATTTCGCTCATTATCATTGCTCAAATCGTCCATCCTCCTTGAAGAAAAGCTGTATCAAAATATGAATATTCCGTATATTCCAGCTGCAGAATTCGATACTTGCCGAAACCTTGCTCTCATTCTTTTCTATATTACGAGTATTCGTTTTCATGGGCCAGCACTCTTTACCATAAAAGCAGGGTGGGACTTCTAAACTGTCATGGATAAGGTGAGATTTCGAATCTTCCATATGTAAACAAAAAGGGCAGCCCAAGACAGGCTGCCCTTCCCTATTACATTTCTTCTTCAATCTCAGGTTCGATCCTTTGGTTTTCAAACTGTACGCCGACAATATGCACGTTGACTTCTTCCGCCTCGAGGGCGGTCATGTTCAAGAGTGCCTGACGGATGTTGTCCTGGATCTTTTGAGCGACAGTCGGGATGGAAACACCGAACTGCATGATGCAGTATACATCGATCAGGATACCATCTTCAGCAAGTTCCACTTTGACACCTTTACCATGATTTTTCTTACCTAGGCGTTCAACGACACCTGATGCAAAGTTTCCGCGCATCTGTGATACGCCTTCCACTTCAGAGGCTGCGATGCCTGCAATGACCTCGATCACTTCCGGAGCGATTTCGATCTTCCCAAGTCCGTCTTTACCGTGAGACATCTGTAAAAGATTTTGATTTTCCGCCATTCGTGGTCCCTCCTTGGATTTCTCTAGGATTTCATAATTTCATATTTCTCTAGGAATTTCGTATTGAAATCTCCACCTACAAAGGTTTCATGTTCCAACAGTTTCAAGTGGAATCCGATGGTTGTGTGAACTCCTTCGACAACGAACTCATTCAGTGCACGCTTCATCCTTGAAATGGCTTCTTCCCTCGTAGCCCCGAAAGAAATGACCTTCGCGATCATG from Rossellomorea marisflavi includes the following:
- the xseA gene encoding exodeoxyribonuclease VII large subunit is translated as MEQATYLTVQALTKYIKRKFDRDPHLNGVYVKGEISNFKRHSSGHMYFTLKDEKARILAVMFSSQNQSLKFRPENGMNVLIRGDLSVYEAGGQYQIYVKDMQPDGIGALYLAYEQLKEKLKGSGYFDESRKKKIPSFPTKIAVVTSPTGAAIRDIITTIKRRYPIGEVLVYPALVQGEKAPASVAEAIHKVNEDPTIDVLIIGRGGGSIEELWAFNEEIVADAIAGSMIPIISAVGHETDFTIADFVADLRAPTPTAAGELAVPHIDDLLERVMNRKLRLIKAFKNRLNHDRQRLETLRRSYSLRNPHLVYQQKMEQLDRLNEKMDRAATSRLKERQDHTAQLTERMRRLHPDRMIKLQGERLQSMQNRLEKQYASGLKEKRQQFVSILSTMEALSPLKVMERGYSLSYNEDDSLITSVAQVQKGQSLTVRVKDGQIHCKADSIEERETHAESKEK
- a CDS encoding bifunctional 5,10-methylenetetrahydrofolate dehydrogenase/5,10-methenyltetrahydrofolate cyclohydrolase encodes the protein MSTRIIDGTKISHEWRLELKIRVGELKQSGIIPGLSIILVGDNPASRSYVRLKEKACADVGIHSELHHFQSANEEQLVGLIDQLNDSAHIQGILVQLPLPGHIDPANVLGAVSPTKDIDGLHPLSIGRLATAQETFHPCAPLAIANMLQHENIPIAGRHVVIIGKSNLIGKPLGTMLLNRGATVTQCHSDTEDLFSLTRQADILISAAGKPGFIGREAIKPGALVIDAGMNRGEDGGVCGDVTADDVMGRAGLLTPVPGGIGPMTITMMLHNTVKSAMRMF
- the nusB gene encoding transcription antitermination factor NusB translates to MKRRVAREKALQALFQIDMSGIEPEEALSNVLEEHKMDDYLQQLVLGFVEHQDSIDAIIKGNLEKWSFDRLAKVDRNILRIGTYELLHVEDVPGKVAINEAVEIAKIFGDEQSSKFVNGVLSKVKQD
- a CDS encoding GrpB family protein, with amino-acid sequence MSNDNERNIPVWAYETIEIEDPDPDWMDQGIRERKELLQILSAWGVREVEHIGSTAIPDLPAKPIIDFMASISSFEDIDGVVGNLSLYDWHYVPPELDKHHWRRFFVKVENDKRVAHLHLMQEGEERWGEQLRFRNRLRADGHLADQYAALKRRIAQKFDHDREKYTEAKTTFINKVLRQ
- a CDS encoding Asp23/Gls24 family envelope stress response protein, which produces MAENQNLLQMSHGKDGLGKIEIAPEVIEVIAGIAASEVEGVSQMRGNFASGVVERLGKKNHGKGVKVELAEDGILIDVYCIMQFGVSIPTVAQKIQDNIRQALLNMTALEAEEVNVHIVGVQFENQRIEPEIEEEM